From the Hoplias malabaricus isolate fHopMal1 chromosome 6, fHopMal1.hap1, whole genome shotgun sequence genome, the window agtggaaaagttcgtttctcgagtcattcccatttaaaataatggaaaagcaattaatgtgttccagcccccaccccgaaagtcaccctttttgcactgatatatgtttacaacactctcaaattagtaaaaaaatacatgtagcgttactaaaaataaaagagaaatacagtggaaacagtaataaaaaagaaataataaagttgtaagtggttacacatcgctaccttgaagacgtgacgactggctggaggagtaacacaggcactggctgtatgacgggaggtggggggtggggtggaataacggagagtaggcggtgaatgtggggagacgaagcatagatacggcttaacttagcacgaatttcgatgtctgctatttacactaatgctaaattgctaaagctacaatgtgctaatcttaaaagtctggacgctgggagactcgcctattggggtcagtggccatttccaggcGGAGGCTCGGggtcgtttctagagtcatggttcgttggtggaggcaaaaaatattcaaattcccggttcgtatcttggaaagttcgttagtagaggttccactgtattctgATTTTTCAGCATCTTTATGATCCCTAATTCTAATATAATTCATAATCTCCCTTGTGCAGATGCTAATGATGTAATAACTCAACAGGCCGTTTCAGTTTGCTCGCTTTGAAGGTTGTGAACTGAATACAGAAGGGTATAATTCATACAACAAGGCTGCCCAAAATGTGTCCCATGGGCCCTTCATAGCCACACTGTCCGAACAAAACCTACAAGTTTccaggagaaagaaaatgttttcTTAACTTTAAGTGACAGTTAATGTCAAACTCttttatttcaaatgtattCCAAACCCATTCCATTCAGAGAGTGAAGCTAGTTGTGCTCTCTAAGACCTTCAGAAATACATTCAAGGTATTGTTttagtttaattattttaatatagtgACTTTAAATTACATGTCCCCTGCTATATTTCTAGTCCATTATGGTTTATAAGTGTTGGGAGATATCACGTTTTATCATACCAATGAACCAATGCCAAGCAGGGGTTTATGAGCGTGGAGATTGTGTGGAATTTAATCACACCTTCAAGGTTCAATTGCTCAGTAGCTTGCCGTGCAGTGAAAATGTGGTTTGAATGCTCTGTGGCAGCTCATGGAGCAGGTACAGTGAGGTTTATCACATGATTCACTGTCATACTGCCCAACCACCAAATGCCATATTCCTGACAGACTgcactgtatatttatattcagtCTTTGCTGCAATCTGTATTCATTTTTATGTCGTATTTTATTGGTGTCACACCTTTCATTTAAAGGACACTGGTCAGGAAAACACCTGCTGTAATCTCATTGTTCTTTCATCTGCAGGGCTAGGCCTACTTTCTCTAAACCTATTACACTATATGTAGGACACAAGTTTCAGAGTGGtgacatgcttttttttttaccctcttTGTGTTCCCAGAAAAGGAATGCACCATACCTCAATGTGAAGTGAAAAGCATCAAATATGCAACGCTTTTCCTTTTCGCCTCAGTCTACACACCCGGATGGGATTAGAATGGTTATTTTTGTTCCCGCTCTCTTAGAATCAAAGATTAATATGACTCTCACGCTCTTCCCCTGTCCTGTCATACTCCGTGGTCTTCCCTTGGTTCAGAGTCTTTATTTAGAGTGAGAGATAGGCCGCCAGCGGAGCGTGAGTTAAGGAGATGAGCCGCTCGTGCCGTGACTGCAGGATCTAGGTTACTTTACTCAGCCCTGACGTGGAGCCCAAGCCCTAGCAGCAGATTGGGTGTTAGCCATGAGGTCACTCAGGTCACTGGGACTTGGAATAGTAACGGGGTAGTAGGGGTGGGCGTTAAGGCTAAACAGTTTGAGGGAAATAGTTGACTGTGGGTTTTCTAACCAATATTGCAATTGAAACGTATGCACCCAGTGTTTTCTGGTTGGCTCTAGAATCACCTTGACCCTGAATAATGTCTGTTACAGATGTAAAATGAATGATACCTAAGATATGCTCAGAAAAGCTGactataaataacaataaatacatCAAAAAGTCCTCAGTTTGCCCATCTCTAGGTGACTTATAAGGCAAGTTGATGTCTGAGCTTGATTTGACTGTGTTCTGTCCTTGTGGTGACTTGTGTGTCATTCCTTAGTCTTTTCTTCCTCAGCACCCCAAGGGTAGAGCTGGGTGATGATGTTTAAAATGAAGAGGCGTATCCCAGGGAAGAGAGTGACCGAtgtccaaacactgaaaaggaCATGAATAAAAAGGACATGAAAGGTGTAAGGAACGGTCATGCCCGCTTCTCAGGACTCCATATCCCAGAATGCCCCAGAAGATCACATGACTCCACACCGGTCCCATTCACCTGAATTCTAATCGTCCCCTTATATAAACCTCAGTCATTTTCCCAGTCCTTGCCAAGTATTGCCGTGTTATTTCCTTGCATACTAAGCGTTCTCTAGTATCTGATTTACCTGGCCGAGTATTCTGTCACGAACAGACAGAGAGCCGACACTTGCGGATCACAAATAAAGTTTATTAACAAGTCCAAAAGTGAAGTCAAAAAACAAGCGAGGGTCCAACACAGAGAGCAGACAGTACTTCAGGGGTGTAACAAATAGCGTAGTCGAAAACAAGCAGAGTCCAGAACCAGAGAGGATCAACAACACTGAAAGGACGAGGCAAAAGACGTTAACCGAAAAGACAGACGAGGAGTAGGCAACAGGACAGCAAGGTAAATCAGATACTAGAGATCACTTTGTATGCAGAGAAATAACCAGCGGCAAGGACTGGGAAAACGACTGAGGTTTATATAAGGGGACAAACAGGTGCGCATGATTAGAATTCAGGTGAATGGGACCGGTGTGGAGACATGTGATCTTCTGGGGCATTCTGGGATATGGAGTCCTGAGAAGCGGGCGTGACAGGAACGAGAAACATTAACTTGACTACTTGTTCTAACTTTTCTTTAAAGGGCAGTGAGCAGGACAAGACAAGGCTGAtttcatttgttaaaaaaattggAAGGAAGGAAGCACACTTCTGAACATTTACTGCTTGATTGTACAATTTGCTTAAATTAAGATATTTGGGGGAAAATGTGCACTTAAATCTACTAGAAAATTTGgtaacattttcattttgaataACCGTAATGAACAAGGAGGGGTTCCAGTATATGAATGTGTATACAGAGGGGTATCAAAAGCttaaaataattacagtttACTATTTCAATTTCATATGAGGTCCTAAAATATCAAATTTAGTTTTTAGCTGTAGATATTAGAGTTGGCAAAATGATCTTCTTATTAAAATAGATTAATTACTTTCAAAAATTCAATGACATTATTTTCAACATCTCTCActtacaggggttagacaatgaaactgaaacacctgtcattgtagtgtgggaggtttcatggctaaactggagcagcctggtggccaatcttcattaactccacattgcaccagtaagaccctgtgcatccaatggttcaaacattgtgtcctgaaggcggtgccgtgtatcaggacgacaatgcaccaatgcacacagcaagactggtgaaagactggtttgatgaacatgaaagtgaagttgaacatctcccatggcctgcacagtcaccagatctaaatattattgagccactttggggtgttttggaggagcgagtcaggaaacgttttcctccaccagcatcacgtagagacctggccactatcctgcaagaggaatggcttcaaatccctctgagcactgtgcaggacttgtatatgtcattcccaagacgaactgacgctgtattggccgcaaaaggaggccctacaccgtactaataaattattgtggtctaaaaccaggtgtttcactttcactgtccaacccctgtatatcgtAGCATATTAACTCCAATACATTGAACAATTCCCTTATACAGCAATACACACAGGTGATTTAGGAAAAGAGTCACCTTAGTTTTCCTTTAGATTTTCCGTTGAGGATGTCTGTCTGGGTCTTTTCTAACAGGAAGCAatacgcaaaaaaaaaaaaaaaaaaaaacagcagaaacaACAAACTTTCTCTGGGAAAAGCTTAACACAGCAGCAGGTGTTTTCAACAGGAAATGGAGTCACATTACTTAAATGCTGGCCGAATAACGTTTTGGAAGAAACTTTTCTCCATCAGCAAGTTGACTGTACACAAGTTGACTTGTTTAGCCAGTCGGGAGAGTAAAGACTGCACATTGTCTGGTTCTGCTCTGTGTGCACCAGATTGTTCAGTCCCTTCCCTTAACAACGAAGAAACAACCACACGGCAAGCAGTGTCATGTGGCGCTGATATTAGAGAATATATAACTtgctctgcagttacaccaccAAAACTCTAAGGCTTAATCACAAATACCTTAGCAGCATATGATGCTTACGCCATAGGTTTGACTCTgaagcataaattgggcttcacatttgttttcttagtaTAAGCTAGACCATTTTTCCTCTGAAACCATGTCTGTAAACCATCTTACTCTGTCCTGTCCTTTCGCAGACAGATGGGTATCTACTGCTGATGCTTTATCAGAAtgcatataaacaaaacatgtttcAGGAGGTTCATTATCATGTGTGAGATCAGCATATCACTGGAAGAATCTCTCTCCACAGCATCGTGTTCTGTAAGCATAGACCCAAATCAGTAATGTCATCAAACTAGATCCTATATCTGAGGTTACGTTCCCAAAAGATCATATGATAAAACAGCTTAGAGGCTCTGTGATGATTAAGGTTCTCCTACCACCACTGTTATTTCCTCTACCACAGTTGGAAACTGGGTCAACATCACTAACAGCTGACCTGATCCTATCTTGCACTTCTCCTCTAAGctacaaataaattaaagcaCTGGCACCCTTGTTTATCTCCTCCCCCGCTCTTGCTCACGTTGGTTCCTTTGGGGCCCCCAGGGCCACACTTTGCCGTGTGTCCTATCAGCTCTCAGGTTAACGAGTTCCCACTCAAGACAGGGCCTTGTGTCTGACTGCTGCATAGCCTCAGGGCCTTTGAGCCATTGCTCACCACTCTGAAGAATGTGAGGAGGAAATAAGCATCACCCTCGCTGGTTGGTGCTAGAGTTTAAACCGTACTGTTAAATTTCAGGGTAATTCATTTTGCTGTCAAGAACTGGAATCAGCATACTGATGTACCACCAGTAAATCCTTTATTGTATAATGGTTGTTGAAATAGAGTTTGGAATATGTTCCCAGAGATGCTGACTATACATGTCTTCTGTGCTGCGTCCTTTTGTCCAGGCCAGCCACAGGGTCCACTTCATCTCGCCCAGCCTCTGCTGCACCGAAGCCAGCAACTCCTGCTGCATCCAAGGTGTCGACATCTGCAGCTAAGCCCTCTCCTTCTACAGCTAAAACAACCACTTCCAACGCCAAGCCATCACCTGCTAAAACTACAGCTCCCCCTGCTGGCCGCACTCCAAACCAGTCAACAAAGACCACTACACCTGTGAAGAAAGGTAAATACAAGAAATAGTTAATCACCTTTATTCTGAATTATAatctgaacaatcactggattaggaacacctaccttttaTCTACATTCatcatccattttatcagctccacagaccatacagttctacaattacagactgtagtccacctgcaTGCCTTTTTATTCCCATTTCAACCAGCtgttcaatgatcaggacccccaaaaaccaccacagagcaggtattatttgggtggtagatcattctcagtgcattGGTGCAGTGacgttgtgttagtgtgtgttatgctggtaGATGAGACACATCAGTTCTGCTAGATTCCTTAGTGGCACTGATGGACTGAGACTAGTCCActaaccaaaaacatccaggcaACTGACTTTATCTGACTTTAtctctacaaggtggaccagcaaggtgtttaaaaactcaagcagcaactgctgtgtcagatccacttgTTCCAGCTcagcacacacttacacaccaccATCATGTCAGTACGTCTGCATACCGGCTCTGTGGTGATCCTGATTACTGAAGAACTGGGTAAAATGGGGATTATcacaatcatacacaagataagatgtaaaatatcctatgccaatccattagagcttcacatagggctcaccacactctcttcctacttgcagccaccaaaattcctgcTGACACCTACACCTCAACGCTAAGGTTGCTGAggctgtttatgatctgatcagcaatccttaacaactacggttGCTCAtggagcccagcccatgagtatccaaaccagccactgtatcatataagaatgtatgcagagaaactggTGAACTGCAATGTGTatgtgtagaactacaaagtgctcctgtatggtcagaagGAGCTGATAAAttggagagagacagtgagggtaGATAAAAGCTAGGGGTTcctaattttacattaaatacaaTGTACAGTATAGCCAGGTCCATAGTATTCTTGTAGTAAacgttttatttaattttatgttcATATCCTATCCTGAGAACACTGTTATCTATTTGGATTTTGCTTTTTAGATGTTAGCAAGCCAGCCACCCCAGCAGCCAAGAAGCCTGCCGCCTCCCCTCTCACTCGCCCTGCCACAACCAAGACCACCAAGCCTGAAACCCCGAAGGCAGCGACAGCAGCCAAACCAGAGTCCGTCTCCAAGAAACCGTCCTCCCCCACAAAGGCAGCCACAGATGCCAAGACAAGCAAGCCTAAGGAGAGTAAGACAGCTGTCAGTGCTGCTCCCAAACCCCCCAGTGCAAAGAACAGCTCAGCAAAGATGACCAGCCCTAAGAAATCAGTGGGTAGCAGCACTCCCATGCCAGTGAAACGTGGCCCCAAAGCTGGAGCAGCTGCTGAAACTGCACCCAAAGAAAGCGAGAAGGAAGATGTAACTTCTACTAAGGAAACAACTCCCACTGTTGGTGACATGgcagcagctgctgctgctgttgtgacTACAGCCATTGCTATCACAGCTGCCCAATCTGCTGATACCTTAATTACAGAAGTAACCAACAAGCCTGAAGTCGCTTCTGAGCCTATGCCTGAACTTGCATCTGAATCCAGTCTTGACTTCTTGCCTGAAACCAAATCTGAATTCATACCTGAAACTAAGTCAGAACTTGCATCTGACCTCAGTCCAGAGGTTGTCTTGGAAAATGAGTCTAAAATTGCACCTGAAGCCAAGATTGACCTCGTGCCTGAACCCAAGTCAGAACCTGAACCTGAACCTGAACATGATTCGGAACTTCAGTTACAAACCATGTCTGAACCTTTCGCTGAACCCAAGTCTGATGTCTTACTGGAACCAGAATCTGAACTTAAGTCTGAATCTATGTCTGCCTTGCTGCTGGAAACTAAGCCTGAACTCCCATCTGAACCTGAAATTGCCCCTGAGCCCACCATTGAAACCATTCCTGCAGCCATTGAAGACATGATAGAAGATACAGAGGACAACCAGGATATTCCCTCAGGTACTGGGAAGGAAACAGATGAAGACATGGTGCCCCAGCTGACAGCTCAGTTGGACGTGGTCAATCTCACAGAGCCCACTGTTTCCAGTTCTCCTTTGGGCACGACAGTCATGTCACCGCCATCTTCCCCTGCCAGAGATTCCCCCGTTCTTATGGAGGCCCATATCTCTGACCCACATATGGATACGCATGCTCCTGTTAATCCCTGGGTAGAGAGCCAATCAATGTTCTCTGAAGAGCTGCAAGAAGAAGAGGTCAAGCCCAATGTGGACTTCCTGACAGCTACAGAGTCTGCAGAGGAGGAACCAGAGGATGTAGAGGAGCCTATCACTCTGGAAGTCAAACCTAGTCTTTTGAGTCCTTCCCCACAAGAGATTCTTAGCAGTATATCACCAATCTCACCTGGCTTTGAGAAAGAGGAGGCAGTTGAGAAGGCAGAAGAAGAGATTAACGAGGATGACcatgatgaagaggaggaggaggaggcagaaAAGGATGTGGAGGAACAGCATTATAGGGAGCTTCTAAAGCCTGAGACATTTTCCCAGAGGCCACAAGAGGATGATATTAATGTTGGATTTTCAGAATTCCAGAGTTCCAGTCTGGGCATGACGCACGGCAGCATCAGCCAGCAGGAGGAAACAGAGACACCCTCACCCTCCCTAATGGAAAGTCATGATGACGAAGGTGTGGGTGACTTCTCCCTGAAGAAATCAGAAATCGAAACAAGTTCACCCACCCCAATAGAAACCCACTACtctgatgatgaggatgatttCTGTGTTAAGAAAGTAGAAATGGAAACGACCTCAGCCACCTCAATGGAAACCCACTACACTGATGAACGTATGGAGGACTTCACCCTGAAGAAAGTAGAAATGGAAACAACTTCACCCACCCCAATAGAAACCCACTACtctgatgatgaggatgatttCTGTGTTAAGAAAGTAGAAATGGAAACGACCTCAGCCACCTCAATGGAAACCCACTACACTGATGAACGTATGGAGGACTTCACCCTGAAGAAAGTAGAAATGGAAACAACTTCACCCACCCCAATAGAAACCCACTACtctgatgatgaggatgatttCTGTGTTAAGAAAGTAGAAATGGAAACGACCTCAGCCACCTCAATGGAAACCCACTACACTGATGAACGTATGGAGGACTTCACCCTGAAGAAATTAGAAATgggaacaactttacacacccCAATAGAAGCCCACTACGCTGATGAAGGTATGGAGGACTTCTCTCTGAGGAAAGTAGAAATGGAAACAACTTCACACACCCCAATGGAGGCCCACTACGCTGATGACATGGATGACTTTTGCCTTAAGAAAGTAGAAACTGAGCAGCCATTCATGGGTCCACCTGGAGTCAAATCTTTctcagatgaagaagaagaggaagaagaagaagaagaagaagatgatcaACTAAAAAGAGGCATGGACATTTTCCCTGGGCACTCTGAAGAATGCCACAAGGATTTTGGCCTCGAGCATCCTGTTAGTCATATGGATATTCACCCTCACCCTAAATCccaagaggaggaggaggagcatgAGGAAGATGATGTTGAGATGGGCAGCGAGGACCTACTGGAAGGTGGTATCCAGAGTGCTGGAAATAATGATGACGACTTTGAGGAAGGTTACACTGACAGTTTCAACAGCACTGCTCCGGTTCCATCTATGCCCATGACTACAGCCTGGGGCCCATCCAACCCCTTTGCAGACACTTGGGCCCAGCCAACTTCCATCCTTACAACATCCAGTCCTTCAGACCTTGAGGCAGGTGATCCTGAAATGCCCACAAAGTCCCCTGCTGAAGCCTGGTTGCAGCAGCCTCTGGGCCAATTCACTGAACCACACTTTGAAGTTCCAGAAGAAGCAGAAAGCGCAGTCCCAGCAGATGGTTCCAATCTACATGCACCTGCAATAGGCATGTCCCAGTCCAGTACCTTGAGTGGGGCAGCCTTGGCAGCCCACAGCAGCAGTGAGACCAGCACACCTGAAGAGCTTCGAGACTATGACAGCAGTTCAGGAGTGGAATCTCACTCAGACAAGCAGCAGACCCCTGTACCTGCAGCTCAACCCGACCTGGAGCAAGACCTAGGGATACATCTAGAGCGTGGAGAcggtgaagaagaagaagcagagaCTCTCCCAGCAGATGAAGTACTTGGAGATGCTCCAACTGCACCAACATCAGCTCCGTCATCACCCTCCACCTCCGGAGACGAAGCCAGCGATACTGAAGGAGAGATGCAGATCAATGACCCTGAAGCTCCCGTTGACGACTCCACAGCTTTCGACAGTCCGTCTGCCTCCCGAAACCTCCCCGCCTTGGATGAAGACGAGGAGGCTGCTGACATACATGTTGGAGAAGAGGAGGGTGGCGGAACACCACAGTCAGCCAACTCTGTGGCCTCTTACGGCTTCGACTGCTCAGCGTCCAACTCCAACGCCCATTCTACAGCCGAGAGCTGCGGCAAAAGTCCCGGCATCTTCTCCCTGGAGAACGAAGATCAGCTTCCCGAAGAGGCCAAAGATCCCTCACTCATCAAGGAGCTGACGCTGCCTGCAGCAGCCGCCCACCCCGAGGAGCTAATGGGATGCCCCGTGGACCTGCTTCCCTTGGGCCAGCAGGGAGATTCACATGTTAATCTTGATGATGAGTACCTACTCTGTGGGAAGATGGGAGACGGCGCACTGGAGGAGGCTGACCCCGAATCCCCTATGCACCACTCGCCCCAACATGGGGGCAGCACCGACAGCCAGCCACCTTACTACTCTGCCATATGCGATAAGACTGATAGCTTTTTGGCAGGTAACGTATAAAATCCCTCCATTCGGAATGCACCTTTTTCTTCCCCCACCCCCTaagacaaccccccccccctctccctttttgtcattttgttttcttacAAGAT encodes:
- the prr36b gene encoding microtubule-associated protein futsch, with the protein product MKPDGVDAATMEPMEALDAEPVVEVAPLVEGQEEAPPTSQTEETGQGEPQPTGTPTAATKTGKDKTADPKAKTKAPTKTKTPTTKTSTTTTRPTTAQSRLTNGVQKPQTNGVSKKTPGSAPEKKTTSSAAPSKKPVGAVTTKTTAKATEKKPVGTARPATAPANGTKTTATTAKKAPSAAANEDKAKPKTAAPRPASAAATKPSTTSSPKTARPPVSKTTRPATGSTSSRPASAAPKPATPAASKVSTSAAKPSPSTAKTTTSNAKPSPAKTTAPPAGRTPNQSTKTTTPVKKDVSKPATPAAKKPAASPLTRPATTKTTKPETPKAATAAKPESVSKKPSSPTKAATDAKTSKPKESKTAVSAAPKPPSAKNSSAKMTSPKKSVGSSTPMPVKRGPKAGAAAETAPKESEKEDVTSTKETTPTVGDMAAAAAAVVTTAIAITAAQSADTLITEVTNKPEVASEPMPELASESSLDFLPETKSEFIPETKSELASDLSPEVVLENESKIAPEAKIDLVPEPKSEPEPEPEHDSELQLQTMSEPFAEPKSDVLLEPESELKSESMSALLLETKPELPSEPEIAPEPTIETIPAAIEDMIEDTEDNQDIPSGTGKETDEDMVPQLTAQLDVVNLTEPTVSSSPLGTTVMSPPSSPARDSPVLMEAHISDPHMDTHAPVNPWVESQSMFSEELQEEEVKPNVDFLTATESAEEEPEDVEEPITLEVKPSLLSPSPQEILSSISPISPGFEKEEAVEKAEEEINEDDHDEEEEEEAEKDVEEQHYRELLKPETFSQRPQEDDINVGFSEFQSSSLGMTHGSISQQEETETPSPSLMESHDDEGVGDFSLKKSEIETSSPTPIETHYSDDEDDFCVKKVEMETTSATSMETHYTDERMEDFTLKKVEMETTSPTPIETHYSDDEDDFCVKKVEMETTSATSMETHYTDERMEDFTLKKVEMETTSPTPIETHYSDDEDDFCVKKVEMETTSATSMETHYTDERMEDFTLKKLEMGTTLHTPIEAHYADEGMEDFSLRKVEMETTSHTPMEAHYADDMDDFCLKKVETEQPFMGPPGVKSFSDEEEEEEEEEEEDDQLKRGMDIFPGHSEECHKDFGLEHPVSHMDIHPHPKSQEEEEEHEEDDVEMGSEDLLEGGIQSAGNNDDDFEEGYTDSFNSTAPVPSMPMTTAWGPSNPFADTWAQPTSILTTSSPSDLEAGDPEMPTKSPAEAWLQQPLGQFTEPHFEVPEEAESAVPADGSNLHAPAIGMSQSSTLSGAALAAHSSSETSTPEELRDYDSSSGVESHSDKQQTPVPAAQPDLEQDLGIHLERGDGEEEEAETLPADEVLGDAPTAPTSAPSSPSTSGDEASDTEGEMQINDPEAPVDDSTAFDSPSASRNLPALDEDEEAADIHVGEEEGGGTPQSANSVASYGFDCSASNSNAHSTAESCGKSPGIFSLENEDQLPEEAKDPSLIKELTLPAAAAHPEELMGCPVDLLPLGQQGDSHVNLDDEYLLCGKMGDGALEEADPESPMHHSPQHGGSTDSQPPYYSAICDKTDSFLAGNV